In Vicia villosa cultivar HV-30 ecotype Madison, WI unplaced genomic scaffold, Vvil1.0 ctg.002373F_1_1, whole genome shotgun sequence, the following proteins share a genomic window:
- the LOC131638686 gene encoding probable inactive dual specificity protein phosphatase-like At4g18593, protein MAETSISESETATKSQLIYRCKKCRRIVASEDIIVPHERGKGESSFKWSKRNSESWDNKKQPADCTSIFVEPMKWMQPVQEGQVEEKLVCMGCKARLGYFNWAGLQCSCGAWINPAFQLQKSKLDECYM, encoded by the exons ATGGCTGAAACTAGTATCTCTGAGTCAGAAACTGCAACCAAATCTCAACTTATATACCGGTGTAAGAAATGCAGAAGAATTGTTGCTTCAGAGGATATTATAGTTCCCCATGAGCGTGGAAAAGGAGAATCAAGCTTCAAGTGGAGTAAGAGAAACAGCGAATCCTGGGATAATAAAAAACAACCAGCTGATTGCACCTCAATATTTGTTGAGCCCATGAAATGGATGCAACCAG TACAAGAAGGTCAAGTGGAGGAGAAGCTTGTGTGTATGGGTTGTAAAGCTCGTTTAGGTTACTTCAACTGGGCTGGCTTGCAGTGCAGCTGTGGAGCCTGGATCAATCCTGCTTTTCAGCTCCAAAAAAGCAAATTAGATGAGTGTTATATGTAA